In Paraburkholderia flava, one genomic interval encodes:
- a CDS encoding phospholipase D-like domain-containing protein: protein MSGGSRRFARLRGNLFGRRYWSKYRFTAGNDVRLFRSGDAFFEALIARIDAATRDVALETYIFCDDSAGVAVSDALKRAAERGVRVRVITDGIGTARLPMFEEWPPTGIQHRIYNPHLFGRFGFSRTHRKLAVVDDAYAFCGGINIVDDFDQNGTRLPHPRWDFAVELHGPVVADVRDALDQQWQRIRVGHRSADALRPDLDRQDGARGGLLRRRRNPRRVDTGANGEPSVAFIARDNLINRRAIEKAYLKAIGQSRSEVLLANPYFMPGRKLRRALVFAARRGIDVRLVVGRKEFAALDYAVPFLYRSLLKAGVKVAEYEKTMLHGKVAVIDSNWATIGSSNLDALSLMLNNEANVMLVQHREIDVLRDAILTAYGESRSIDLAHYEARPAGERFVNWLAYTAYRAAMKLLTVGGYD from the coding sequence ATGAGCGGCGGTTCGCGACGTTTCGCGCGGCTTCGCGGCAATCTGTTCGGCCGGCGCTACTGGTCGAAATACCGCTTCACCGCCGGCAACGACGTCCGGCTGTTCCGCTCCGGCGACGCGTTTTTCGAAGCGCTGATCGCCCGCATCGATGCGGCGACCCGCGACGTCGCGCTCGAAACCTACATCTTCTGCGACGACAGCGCGGGCGTTGCCGTATCGGATGCGCTGAAGCGCGCGGCCGAACGCGGCGTACGCGTGCGCGTGATCACCGACGGCATCGGCACCGCGCGCCTGCCAATGTTCGAAGAATGGCCGCCGACCGGCATCCAGCACCGCATCTACAACCCGCATCTGTTCGGACGCTTCGGTTTTTCGCGCACCCATCGCAAGCTCGCCGTCGTCGACGACGCGTACGCATTTTGCGGTGGCATCAACATCGTCGACGACTTCGACCAGAACGGCACGCGGCTGCCGCATCCGCGCTGGGACTTCGCGGTCGAGCTGCACGGCCCCGTAGTCGCCGACGTGCGCGATGCGCTCGACCAGCAGTGGCAGCGGATTCGCGTGGGCCATCGCAGCGCCGACGCGCTGCGTCCCGATCTCGATCGGCAGGACGGTGCGCGCGGCGGCCTGCTCCGGCGGCGACGCAATCCGCGTCGCGTGGACACGGGCGCGAACGGCGAGCCGAGCGTCGCGTTCATCGCACGCGACAACCTGATCAACCGTCGCGCGATCGAGAAGGCGTATCTGAAAGCGATCGGTCAGTCGCGCTCGGAAGTGCTGCTCGCCAATCCGTATTTCATGCCGGGGCGCAAGCTGCGTCGCGCGCTGGTGTTCGCGGCGCGGCGCGGGATCGATGTGCGGCTCGTGGTCGGTCGCAAGGAATTCGCGGCGCTCGATTACGCGGTGCCGTTCCTGTACCGCTCGCTGCTCAAGGCGGGCGTCAAGGTCGCCGAGTACGAGAAGACGATGCTGCACGGCAAGGTCGCGGTGATCGATTCGAACTGGGCGACGATCGGCTCGTCGAATCTCGATGCACTGAGCCTCATGCTGAACAACGAAGCCAATGTGATGCTCGTGCAACATAGGGAAATCGACGTATTGCGCGACGCGATACTCACCGCTTATGGCGAATCCCGCAGCATCGATCTCGCGCACTACGAAGCCCGCCCCGCGGGCGAGCGCTTCGTGAACTGGCTGGCCTACACAGCGTATCGGGCCGCGATGAAACTCCTCACGGTGGGCGGCTACGACTAG
- a CDS encoding acyl-CoA dehydrogenase C-terminal domain-containing protein has protein sequence MGQYAAPLRDMQFVLHELLNVEAEIKQMPTHADLDADTINQVLEEAGKFCSEVLFPLNQSGDQEGCTYQGDGVVTTPKGFKEAYKQYVEAGWPALGCDPEYGGQGLPAFVNNALYEMLNSANQAWTMYPGLSHGAYECLHAHGTPEQQQVYLPKLVSGVWTGTMCLTEPHCGTDLGILRSKAEPNGDGSWSISGTKIFISSGEHDLAENIIHLVLARLPDAPPGTKGISLFVVPKFVPDASGAPGERNGVKCGSIEHKMGIHANATCVINLDNAKGWLVGEPNKGLNAMFVMMNAARLGVGMQSLGLTEVAYQNSLVYAKERLQMRSLTGPKAPEKAADPIIVHPDVRRMLLTQKAYAEGARAFSYWSALHIDKEFSHSDEAVRKEAADLVALLTPILKAFLSDNAFEGTNHAMQIYGGHGFISEWGMEQYVRDARINMIYEGTNSIQSLDLLGRKVLGDMGAKLKKFGKLVSDFVEAEGVKPEMQEFVNPLADIGDKVQKLTMEIGMKAMQNPDEVGAASVPYLRTVGHLVFSYFWARMARIALDKEASGDPFYKSKLATARFYFARLLPETASTIRAARAGSKTLMEVDEALF, from the coding sequence ATGGGACAGTACGCCGCGCCGCTGCGCGACATGCAATTCGTGTTGCACGAACTGCTCAACGTCGAAGCCGAGATCAAACAGATGCCGACGCACGCCGATCTCGACGCGGACACCATCAACCAGGTGCTCGAGGAGGCCGGCAAGTTCTGCTCCGAGGTGCTGTTCCCGCTGAACCAGAGCGGCGATCAGGAAGGCTGCACGTATCAGGGCGACGGCGTCGTCACCACGCCGAAGGGCTTCAAGGAAGCCTACAAACAATACGTCGAAGCGGGCTGGCCCGCACTCGGCTGCGATCCGGAATACGGCGGCCAGGGGCTGCCCGCGTTCGTCAACAACGCGCTGTATGAAATGCTGAACTCGGCGAACCAGGCGTGGACGATGTACCCCGGCCTGTCGCACGGCGCGTACGAATGTCTGCACGCGCACGGCACGCCGGAGCAGCAGCAGGTTTATCTGCCGAAGCTCGTATCGGGCGTATGGACCGGCACGATGTGCCTGACCGAGCCGCACTGCGGCACCGACCTCGGCATCCTGCGCTCGAAGGCCGAGCCTAACGGCGACGGCTCCTGGTCGATCAGCGGCACCAAGATTTTCATCTCCAGCGGCGAACACGATCTCGCCGAAAACATCATCCACCTCGTACTCGCGCGACTGCCCGATGCGCCTCCGGGCACCAAGGGCATCTCGCTCTTCGTCGTGCCGAAGTTCGTGCCGGACGCGAGCGGTGCGCCGGGCGAACGCAACGGCGTGAAGTGCGGATCGATCGAACACAAGATGGGCATTCACGCGAACGCCACCTGCGTGATCAATCTCGACAACGCGAAGGGCTGGCTCGTCGGCGAGCCGAACAAAGGCCTGAACGCGATGTTCGTGATGATGAATGCCGCGCGTCTCGGCGTCGGCATGCAGAGCCTCGGCCTCACCGAAGTCGCGTATCAGAACTCGCTCGTCTACGCGAAGGAGCGTCTGCAGATGCGCTCGCTGACCGGCCCGAAGGCGCCCGAAAAGGCCGCCGATCCGATCATCGTGCATCCGGACGTGCGTCGCATGCTGCTCACGCAGAAGGCCTACGCGGAAGGTGCGCGCGCGTTCTCGTACTGGTCGGCGCTGCACATCGACAAAGAGTTCTCGCATAGCGACGAAGCGGTCCGCAAGGAAGCCGCCGATCTCGTCGCGTTGCTCACGCCGATCCTGAAAGCGTTCCTGTCGGACAACGCGTTCGAAGGCACGAACCACGCGATGCAGATCTACGGCGGCCACGGCTTCATCAGCGAATGGGGCATGGAGCAGTACGTGCGCGACGCGCGGATCAACATGATCTACGAAGGCACGAACTCGATCCAGTCGCTCGATCTGCTGGGCCGCAAGGTGCTCGGCGACATGGGCGCGAAGCTGAAGAAGTTCGGCAAGCTCGTGTCGGATTTCGTCGAAGCCGAAGGCGTGAAGCCGGAGATGCAGGAGTTCGTCAATCCGCTCGCGGACATCGGCGACAAGGTGCAGAAGCTGACGATGGAAATCGGCATGAAGGCGATGCAGAACCCCGACGAAGTCGGCGCGGCTTCGGTGCCGTATCTGCGTACCGTCGGTCATCTGGTGTTCTCGTACTTCTGGGCTCGGATGGCACGCATCGCGCTCGACAAAGAGGCGTCCGGCGATCCGTTCTACAAGTCGAAGCTCGCCACTGCACGCTTCTATTTCGCGCGACTGCTGCCCGAAACGGCATCGACGATCCGCGCCGCACGCGCCGGTTCGAAGACGCTGATGGAAGTCGACGAAGCGCTGTTCTGA
- the nudB gene encoding dihydroneopterin triphosphate diphosphatase, with protein sequence MPKPPKIPESVLVVIHTPELDVLIIERADRPDFWQSVTGSKDQLDEPLALTAAREVAEETGIVVGSVDVPHDALLDWDHQIEYDIYPVWRHRYAEGVTRNTEHWFSLQVPRRLDVTLSPREHTAYVWLPFEEAAARCFSSSNREAILQLPARLDAQRNGRPR encoded by the coding sequence ATGCCGAAACCGCCGAAGATTCCGGAATCCGTTCTCGTCGTCATCCACACGCCCGAACTCGACGTCCTGATCATCGAGCGCGCCGACCGACCCGATTTCTGGCAATCGGTGACGGGCTCGAAAGATCAGCTCGACGAACCGCTCGCGCTGACCGCCGCGCGCGAAGTTGCCGAGGAGACCGGCATCGTCGTCGGTAGTGTCGACGTGCCGCACGACGCGCTGCTCGACTGGGACCATCAGATCGAATACGACATCTATCCGGTGTGGCGCCATCGCTATGCGGAGGGCGTCACGCGCAATACCGAGCACTGGTTCAGCCTGCAGGTGCCGCGTCGACTCGACGTGACCCTCTCGCCGCGCGAGCACACCGCATACGTGTGGCTGCCGTTCGAGGAAGCGGCGGCGCGCTGCTTCTCGTCGTCGAATCGCGAGGCAATCCTGCAATTACCCGCGCGACTCGACGCGCAGCGCAACGGACGTCCGCGATGA
- the aspS gene encoding aspartate--tRNA ligase has protein sequence MSMRSEYCGLVTEHLLGQTVSLCGWVQRRRDHGGVIFIDLRDREGLVQVVCDPDRAEMFKTAEGVRNEFCVRVQGVVRDRPEGTVNAGLKSGKIEVLCHELTVLNASVTPPFQLDDDNLSETTRLTHRVLDLRRPQMQHNLRLRYRVAMEVRKYLDALGFIDIETPMLTKSTPEGARDYLVPSRTNPGQFFALPQSPQLFKQLLMVANFDRYYQIVKCFRDEDLRADRQPEFTQIDCETSFLGEQEIRDLFEDMTRHVFKETIGVELDAKFPVMKYSEAMQRFGSDKPDLRVKLEFTDLTDVMKDVDFKVFSTPANTKDGRVAGLRVPKGGELSRGDIDSYTEFVRIYGAKGLAWVKVNEVAKGRDGLQSPIVKNLHDASIAAILERTGAQDGDIIFFAADRAKVVNDSLGALRLKIGHSEFGKANGLVETGWKPLWVIDFPMFEYDEEENRYVAAHHPFTSPKDEHLEYLETDPGRCLAKAYDIVLNGWEIGGGSVRIHREEVQSKVFRALKINAEEARAKFGFLLDALQYGAPPHGGIAFGLDRIVTMMAGADSIRDVIAFPKTQRAQDLLTQAPSEVDERQLRELHIRLRQPEPKAS, from the coding sequence ATGTCGATGAGATCTGAATACTGCGGTCTGGTGACCGAACACCTGCTGGGCCAAACCGTGTCGCTGTGCGGCTGGGTGCAACGCCGCCGCGATCATGGCGGCGTCATCTTCATCGATCTGCGCGATCGCGAAGGGCTCGTTCAGGTCGTGTGCGATCCGGATCGCGCCGAGATGTTCAAGACCGCCGAAGGCGTGCGTAACGAGTTCTGCGTGCGGGTGCAGGGCGTCGTGCGCGACCGTCCGGAAGGCACCGTCAACGCGGGCCTGAAGAGCGGCAAGATCGAAGTGCTGTGCCATGAGCTGACGGTGCTGAACGCGTCGGTTACGCCGCCGTTCCAGCTCGACGACGACAACCTGTCGGAAACCACGCGTCTCACGCATCGCGTGCTCGATCTGCGTCGTCCGCAGATGCAGCACAACCTGCGTCTGCGCTATCGCGTCGCGATGGAAGTGCGCAAGTACCTCGACGCGCTCGGCTTCATCGACATCGAAACGCCGATGCTCACGAAGAGCACGCCCGAAGGCGCGCGCGACTACCTCGTGCCGTCGCGTACGAACCCGGGCCAGTTCTTCGCGTTGCCGCAGTCGCCGCAGCTGTTCAAGCAGTTGCTGATGGTCGCGAACTTCGATCGCTACTACCAGATCGTCAAGTGCTTCCGCGACGAAGACCTGCGCGCGGACCGTCAGCCGGAATTCACGCAGATCGACTGCGAAACGTCGTTCCTCGGCGAACAGGAAATCCGCGATCTGTTCGAGGACATGACGCGTCACGTGTTCAAGGAAACGATCGGCGTCGAACTCGACGCGAAGTTCCCGGTGATGAAGTACTCGGAAGCGATGCAGCGTTTCGGTTCGGACAAGCCGGACCTGCGCGTGAAGCTCGAATTCACCGACCTGACCGACGTGATGAAGGACGTCGACTTCAAGGTGTTCAGCACGCCGGCCAACACGAAGGACGGCCGCGTCGCAGGGTTGCGCGTGCCGAAGGGCGGCGAGCTGTCGCGTGGCGATATCGACAGCTACACGGAATTCGTGCGCATCTACGGCGCGAAGGGTCTCGCGTGGGTCAAGGTCAATGAAGTCGCGAAGGGCCGCGACGGGCTGCAAAGCCCGATCGTGAAGAACCTGCACGACGCGTCGATCGCGGCGATCCTCGAGCGCACCGGTGCGCAGGACGGCGACATCATTTTCTTCGCGGCGGATCGCGCGAAGGTCGTCAACGACAGCCTCGGCGCACTGCGTCTGAAGATCGGTCATTCGGAATTCGGCAAGGCGAACGGCCTCGTCGAAACCGGCTGGAAGCCGCTGTGGGTGATCGACTTCCCGATGTTCGAATACGACGAAGAGGAAAACCGCTACGTCGCCGCGCATCATCCGTTCACGAGCCCGAAGGACGAGCATCTCGAGTACCTCGAAACGGACCCGGGCCGCTGTCTCGCGAAGGCGTACGACATCGTGCTGAACGGCTGGGAAATAGGCGGCGGCTCGGTGCGGATCCACCGTGAGGAAGTGCAGAGCAAGGTGTTCCGCGCGCTGAAGATCAACGCGGAAGAAGCGCGTGCGAAGTTCGGCTTCCTGCTCGACGCGCTGCAATACGGCGCGCCGCCGCACGGCGGGATCGCGTTCGGTCTGGACCGCATCGTCACGATGATGGCCGGTGCCGATTCGATCCGCGACGTGATCGCGTTCCCGAAGACGCAGCGCGCGCAGGATCTGCTCACGCAGGCGCCGAGCGAAGTCGACGAGCGCCAGCTGCGCGAGCTGCATATCCGCCTGCGTCAGCCGGAACCGAAGGCTTCGTGA
- a CDS encoding TetR/AcrR family transcriptional regulator has translation MRKGEQTRVAILDAALDLASRDGLEGLTIGLLAERMQMSKSGVFAHFGSREDLQVEVVREYHRRFEDEVFFPSLREPRGLPRLRAMISRWIEKRIQEVTTGCIYISGAVEYDDRADSQVREQLVSSVTMWRAALMRAISQSMEEGHLRQDTDPQLMLFELYSFTLGLHHDARFLHLPDAVRLTWAALEKLIVSYQSESR, from the coding sequence ATGCGAAAAGGCGAACAAACGCGAGTAGCGATTCTCGATGCAGCACTCGATCTGGCAAGCCGCGACGGACTGGAAGGTCTGACGATCGGATTGCTTGCCGAGCGCATGCAGATGAGCAAGAGCGGCGTGTTCGCGCATTTCGGCTCGCGCGAAGACCTACAGGTCGAAGTGGTTCGCGAATATCACCGTCGTTTCGAAGACGAGGTGTTTTTCCCGAGCCTGCGCGAACCGCGCGGCTTGCCGCGTTTGCGCGCGATGATCTCGCGCTGGATCGAGAAGCGCATCCAGGAAGTCACGACGGGCTGCATCTACATCAGCGGTGCGGTCGAATACGACGACCGCGCGGACAGCCAGGTGCGCGAGCAGCTGGTGTCCAGCGTCACGATGTGGCGCGCCGCGTTGATGCGTGCGATTTCTCAATCGATGGAAGAAGGGCATCTGCGCCAGGACACCGATCCGCAGTTGATGCTCTTCGAACTGTATAGCTTCACGCTCGGTCTGCATCACGACGCGCGTTTCCTGCATCTGCCGGATGCGGTGCGTCTTACGTGGGCCGCGCTGGAAAAACTGATCGTTTCGTATCAAAGCGAAAGCCGTTAG